Part of the Pirellulales bacterium genome is shown below.
GATCGACTTGAATGGCGATCGGCGGCCCGGCGGGGTTCAACGACGGATTGCCGTCGTAATCGCGGATGACGAGCTGCTCTCCCGCGTTCAGATTCAAGCCGGCAATGTGGCCGTTGGGGAGAATCAGGTTGGTGGTGACAGCGCCGCTAGTCGAGAGGCTTTGCGCTCCCCGCGCATCGGCCCCGGTGACGTCGGCATCCATCAGCGTGGCATACCTGAAGTTCGCATTCGTGAGTTTCGCATTCGTGAGGTTTGCTTGGTTGAGGTCAGCACTGGTCAGATTGGATGAGAAAAAGAACGCATTCGTGAGGTTCGCTTGGCTGAGGTCAGCACTGGTCAGATTGGATGAGAAAAAGAACGCATTCGTGAGGTTCGCTTGGCTGAGGTCAGCACTGGTCAGATTGGATGAGTAAAAGTACGCATTTGTGAGGTTCTGTCCGGTGAAGTTCCAGCCGGTCAGGTCGTTGGCTCGCAAACTGATCCCCGTCAGATCGTGGTCCTGGTAGCTGGCGGTCGAGTAGAGCTGCGCCGCGGTGAAACCAATGACCGAGACAAAACCAGCCCCTTGCACCTGAGCGCCGGTGAAGTTGGCACTGGTCAGTATGGTATTGTCGAAGTGCGCATACGCGAGGTTCTGTCCGGCGAAGTTCCAGCCGGTCAGGTTGTTGCTGCCTAACCAGATCCCCGTTAGATCGTGGGCCTGGTAGCTGGCGGTCGAGTAGAGCTTCGCCGCGGTGAAACCTCTGGTGGTTGTGTCAGAAAAATCAGCCCCTTGCACCAGAGCGTCGGTGAAGTCGGCACTGGTCAGCGTGGCAAACTTGAAAAACGCATTCGTGAGGTTCGCTTGGCTGAGGTCGGCACTGGTCAGATTGGATGAGTTAAATGACGCGTATTGCAAGTCCTTGCCAATCAAATATGCCATCGTCAGATCGCGATATGGGAGATAGGCGTAGGGAAGCGCATTTACGCCCGATCCACCGGGACACAGCGTCGCGCTTTCCTGCTTCCCCTCCCCTGGATCGCCTGGATTGACGTATTCCCACTGGTAGATGTCGGCCCGCGCGACCGTTGCCCAGACCAGCGCTACGGCAAGCGCGGCCGATCGCGATGCGCAATGCCGCTTGAGGACCGAAGATTTGCCTGCGTTCAGGCCAGCCCGAAAAACTTCCGTTCGAATAGCTACGCCGCCATACCGGTGAAACAACTGTTGCATCATGGATTGGGTTCCTATCCTTTGCCCGCGGAGGATTGTGCGTATGTCATCGAGCTGCGGAAAATGCCTCGATGGGACCAGCATCCAAGGTGTGCCGGCATCCAAGGTAGTTCATTCTGGTGGTTTGGTCAAGCAGTTTGTGCGGCGCGCGTGCCGGATTCACTGGCACGCTTCGGCACGCTTCATTTCTTTGCACCTCCGGATCTTTCCCAATCTCCCTGGTGCTGGCGCGCGGGTTTTCAGGTCGTCCCAGCTTGAAAAAGCGATTCACGCGTGCGACAGCGCCGACTGCCCTTGTTTCAAACTGCCCGGCAGTCCTAGAATTCGCCCCTTCCAATCCCCCAATGTCTCCTCGCCGCCGTCAATGCCCATGATCGACGCCAAGCAAATCACCGTCCTCCACGCCAACACGACCAAACTCTGGCACCAGCAAGCCATCGAGAACACCTACCGTGAGCTGTTATCGCTGGTGTGCGAGCAGCACCGGTTCAACTTCCTGCTTTGGCACGAAGAAGACATCGCCCGCAGCCCCGATGTCGGCGACGCGCGGATTGCCGCCGTCAAGCGCGCAATCGACCTCTACAATCAACAGCGCAACGACGCGATCGAAAAAATCGACGACGAACTGAAGCGTCAGCTCGACCAGCGCGGCATCCCCACGCTGCCGACCGCCCGGCAAAACACCGAAACCCCGGGCCAGGCGATCGACCGCCTCTCGATCCTTGCGCTGCGGCTCTATCACATGGGCGAACAGCTCGACCGCCACGATGCCGACGCCGAGCACCGCGCCAGGGTGAGCGCGAAACTGGAAATTCTCCACACCCAGCACGACGACCTTGCCGCCGCGCTCCAGGAACTGCTCGACGACATCTTCGCCGGGCGCAAACGATTGAAGCTCTATCGGCAGTTTAAGATGTATAATGACCCGACGCTGAACCCCTATCTTTACGGCCGCCCAGCGGGCAAAGCGGCGTAAGGAAATGGTCTCATCACGTTCGCGGAAACGCGAAATCGCGCGCGGGATGAATGCGCCATGCCAGCCGCCTCGATTTCCTGTTCGTAACTTTCGTGCTGGCGCGATCCACTTGCTTCGCCTTCCGAGCGGAGCGCGACGAGCTACATCGATGATGCGCGTGTTGAAACTCGGCGGCAGCCTGCTCGATTGGCCGCCATTGGTTGTTGCCTTGCGGCGCTGGCTGGCGCTTCAAGCTCCGGCGATGAATGTGCTGGTGGTCGGCGGCGGCGAACTGGCGGAAGCGATTCGAAGGTTGGACGCGGTTCACCGCCTGCCCCCGCGCGACGCCCACTGGCTGGCGGCAGCCACCATGCAGATTACCGCGCGGCTGTTCGCCAGACTGCTCGCCGAGTCGCGTGGCATCTGGCCCTACGCCGACATTGCAGCGCAGCGCCGCGAAGAAACGGGAGTGCTGATTTTCGACTCTTGGCAGTTCTTGCGCGAAGTCGAGCCAACGCTGCCCGGCGAGCGCTTGCCGGAGAGCTGGGATGCCACGAGCGATTCGATCGCGGCGCGAGTGGCCGCTGCGCTGCATGCCGACGAATTCGTGCTGCTCAAGTCGGCGCTGCCTCCGGCGGCTTGCGCGGCCCTGGACGGCCGCGAACTTGCCGCGGCGGGCTATGTCGATGCGGCATTTCCGCGAATCGCCGCCGGGCTTTCGTGCGTGCGCTGCGTCAACTTGCGCGACGAGCGATTTGCGGAGTGCCGCTTGGCCGCGCCGCTCAACTAGCGCAGTCTCGACGAGCGTTCCGCCGCGGGGCGTCATTTGTCGCGCGCGATCGATGGCAACTCGGCCGCCGCGAAGAATCAGTTCCACCACCAGCGGTCGTTGCGGGCTTTGGCCGCAGTGGCGCGAATCGGCGCCATCGACGTCGATTTTTCTTGCTTCTCGACGAAGAACCACGGCTGCAGGGCGATGCCCCCCGAAGCGCTTATCACCCACTCGCGGCCTTGCTTGAGATAGCTGGCCTGCGTCGGCACTTGCTTGGGGGTGTGATACTTTTCCAGGCCCAATCGCGTCGAATCGAGCAGATAGGTCAACTTCAGGTTGGCCCGGTCCAGCAGGTTTTCTTGCAGCACCAGCGCGCCGATGACCGCCAAATCCATGCAGTTCCGCAGATCGCCAAAGACGGTCATTTTCTCCGCCAGTTCGTCGTAGTTTTTCGTCATCGAGTCGGCCCATTTCTGTGCCGCCGCGCCGGCTTTCCGACGCTCCTGGCGCTGTCCCATTTGATTGAAATAGTCTTCCTCGGCCATGCACTGAACGCCCTGGCCGCGCAGCTCCCAGGCCAAGCCGTCGCCATCGGTCGAGAGCGGGTCATACTTCGGCGCTAGCCACCAGCGCTGCAACAGATTGCGATTTTTCCCGGCCGCTGCCCCTCCGATTTCCAAGAAGCTCGGCATATTTTTGACCGGCGATTCCTCGAAGTTCATCCCCAGCCGCTTCATCCGATAGTCGGCCGCCACCAGCACGCTGGCAAAGCGGCTGTCCGGCGGAATGCCGCCGACGGTGATCGTTTGCGGGCCGTAGGCGTTTTCGATGGCCGCAATGGTTTGCTGCGGGTTGGGGCCGATCGTGGTCAATTGCGCGCGCAGCGCATGGTAGCGCTGAATGCCTTCCGCCGTCGGGTCGATCGAGGCCGTCATTCCGCCCTTGCGAGCGGAGTCGGCATAGCGCAGCGCCACGAGCAAGTCGTCGAGGTGCAGCACCGGCCGCCCCGTGGCGACGCCCACCACGTGGCCGTCGCGATTGATCGTCCATCCTTCGGCCGGACCGGCGATGACGACATCATTCTCGTCGGGATAGACGAACAAATACTGCACGCGCTGCAGACCGGCGAGGTATTTGATTTCGTCGGGCAGCGGCTGACGCGCCTCGGCACACTGGCGAATCTGCTCGTCGAGCTTGCGGAGCGAAACCATTCGCAACGGGGCCGGTCGATTGAGATCGCCCGGCACTGCTTGCAGCGCGTCCATTCGCGCCTTCCGCAGCGCGTCGCGCTGTTGGGTGTCTTGATTGGAAAGTACGCCATCGACGCTCACGTCGATACCGCCCACGATATTGATCGAGGGAAACGTGCTGACGACGGTGTTCGTACCGTTGTTGCCATTATTGCCATTATTTTGAGCCATCGCGCGGCCGCCGGCCAAAGCGACGGCCAAGGCGCATCCCATCGCCGCGGCGACGATTCGCAGCCCGGCGATACCACGTGAGTTGTTCAACATACGATTTGCTCCCCTTCCAATCCGATCGACAAGAAAATTGTTCCCGATAAACGATTGCGCAAGCTGATGCGTAGGTCCGCAGGCCGAGCTGTTCACCGCCCGCCGGCGACCCACCGACATGGCTCGAACGGGCCGGGATGTCCTCCGCCACAAAACCCTCAAATCCGCAAGCCTTTATGTTAATCGGCGGGAGCAAAACTAGCAACAAAACGCTGCAAGGCACGAGGGATTATTCCTGCAAATGGCGACGAAGTGCAGCTTTGTCGCATCAATCAAGCAGAGTCGAGGACCGATTTTTATCGGTCGCTGGCTCTTATAACTCGGAAAACTCCAACTTTGCTGGCGGCCTGCCGCCGACCGCCCTTGAAACGTCCAGTCGGCCAACTGTTGCAAAATGCTGCAATCGGCCATGCTGGTGTGTATAATCAAAGTTTGCCAAGTCGAATCGCCATCGGTACTTATTTCCGTAACGCGACAATTTCGTCGATGCTTGCCTATTTGGTCATTCGTGAAGGCTCGAAATGGACCGATGTGTTCCGGTTGATGCCCGGACAGACGGTCACGATGGGGCGAGCGCCAACCAACCAAATCGTCGTCAAAGACGAGCGGTGCAGCCGCACTCACGCTGAGGTGTTCTACGCGCAAGAGCATTGGGTGCTGCGCGATCTGGAAAGCCGCAACGGCACCTTTGTCGGATCGGAACGCATCCGCGGCGACTACGTGCTGCAACCGGGCGATATCGTTCGTGTCGGCCACTCTCAAATGGCGTTTGTCCACGATCTGGCGGCGGCATTCTCCGACCCGAGCAGCGTGCTGCACGGCGCTGGCGCGCCGAAGGCCGAAGATACGCTGCTCGGCGTCATGGGGGACGAGTCGGGCGTGTTGTCGCAGGGCGAGCCGACACAGATTACGCATCGGCGCGGGCAAACGCGCTTTCTGGCGCCCGTGGCCGAGCAAGATGTCGCGATTCCCAAAGTCGGCCGGGCCGCCGCGCAGCTTTGCCGACTGGCGTTCGAGATGGCCAAATCGCCCGATTTGCAATCGGCGGCTCGCGTGGCGCTGGGCGGCGTTTTTGAAAGCACGCACGTCGATGCCGGCGCGATCCTGCTTCTGCCGCGGTTTTCCAAAACCGAAGCGACCGCGGCCGATTTGGAAGTCGTCGCTTCGCGAACCGATTCGGAACTCAACTATCAACGCGTATCGAGCTTCGTGGCGTCCACGGTGCTGCGCGAAGGCGAAGCCGTGTTGGCGCGCAATGTGATGGGGGACAGCGCGCTGTCGATCCGCGATAGCCACGGAGAATTTCACGTCACCAGCATCCTCTGCGCTCCGGTTCGCAAAGCCGATCGCGTGCTGGGGCTGATCCACCTCTACTCCACGCGGCCCGAGCGAATGCCCGACCCCGAAGACCTGGAGTTTACGCTGGCGGTGGCCGACACGCTGGCGGTGGCCATCGAAAACCTCAGTCATCGCTTGGAACTCACCGAAGATCTGACGCAAATTCGGCACGAAAACTTGCAGCTTCGCGAACTGCTGGGGGTCGAAAGCGAAATCGTCGGCAACAGCGTCGTGATGAACAAGGTGCAGCGCGACATTGCGCGCGCCGCGCCCAACCGAGCGACCGTGCTGATTCGCGGCGAAAGCGGTGTCGGCAAAGAACTGGTCGCCCGCGCCATTCATTTTTCCAGCCCCCGGAAAAAAGGCCCGTTTTGCGTGCTGAACTGTGCGGCCCTCACCGAGAGCCTGCTCGAAAGCGAGTTGTTCGGCCACGAACGAGGCGCGTTCACCGGCGCTACCGAGCGAAAAATCGGCAAATTCGAAGCCTCCGACGGCGGCACGCTGATGCTTGATGAGATCGGCGAAATGAGCCCCACGATTCAGGCCAAGTTTCTCCGCGTGCTGGAAGGACACGCCTTCGAGCGCGTCGGCGGCAGCGAGCCGATCCAGTGCGACGTCCGCGTGATCGCCGCCACCAATCGCGACCTCGAGCGCGAAGTGGCCGAAGGAAACTTCCGCCGCGACCTGTATTTCCGCCTCCATGTGCTGGAAGTGTTCGTCCCCGCCCTGCGCAAGCGTCCGGAAGACATCACCGAGCTGTCGCACCATTTCTTGCAGAAATTTAATGCCGAAACGGGTCGTAAAATTCGCGGCTTCACCGTCGAAGCGATGGAGCAGATGCTCCGCTATCGCTGGCCGGGAAACGTCCGCGAACTGAAAAACGTGATCGAACGGGCCGTGGTGCTGTCGCGCGGCGAATACATCGACGTCGAAGACCTCACGCTTTCAAAACTGTCCACCGCCGGCGACACGGCCGAAATCTCGCCGGCCGCGGCCGGCGATTTCGAGCCGATGTCGCTCGAAGAACTTGAACGCCGCCACATTTTGGCCACGCTTCATTCGACGAACTGGAACAAGAGCCAGACCAGTCGCATCTTGGGGATTGAACGCTCGACGCTCGATCGCAAAATAGATCGGTATCGGCTCGATGAGCATCTCCCGCAACGCGGCAAACCGGCCCGGCAGTTGTAGAAGGTCTCCCTTGCGCTTCGTCGGGTGGATTTGCGCCGTGAGAGGAGTGTCCATTCAGAACGTCCCGCTGATCCCCGCGGCCACCTTCACGGCGGAACGTGCAAAGTAAATATCGCCAAAAACTTGCATTTTTCCGCGCCATTGGGTTCAATCATAGGATAAGCAAGGAATCGTTCGCATGTCGCGCCGTCGTGGATTTTCGCTCGTCGAGCTGCTGGTGGTGATCGCCGTCATCGGCGTGTTGATTCAATTGCTGTTGCCGGCGGTTCAAAATGCCCGCGAAGCGAGCCGGCGTTTGAGTTGCAAGAACAACCTGAAGCAACTGGCGCTGGGCATTGCCAATTACGAATCGGCAAAGCGGCATTTGCCTCCCGGCGGGTTGACGGGCGAGCGCGTCGCTGGCTGGGCCATCGGCCCGTTCAATTCCAAGGGCTTTCCCACGCTCAGTTGGGTCGTGCTGATATTGCCGTATCTCGAAGAGCAGCCCCTCTACGAGCAGTTCGATTTTCAGCGCTCGGTGTTCGATCAGCCCCTCGAGCCGCAAGCCTTGCAAATCACCTCGATGCTTTGTCCTAGCGACAACGCTCGAGGGCGGTTCTTTGTCCACAGCGACGAAACCAAGGGCAAGCGGATGGGCAAAGGCAATTATGCGGCGTTCGTCTCCCCCTATCACATCAACTACGCCGATTGGTGGCCGAGTGGATTAAGCGGCGCGCATCGCTACCGTCCGGTGGACGTGATCGACGGCAAATCGCGGACCTTGGTCCTCTCCGAAGTGCGCACCCGCGACGAGCCAGCCGACCAGCGCGGCGCCTGGGCGTTGCCCTGGCCCGGTTCGACGCTGCTCTCGTTCGACATGCACAGCTTGAACCAGCCGAGCGGAGCGGCGATGGGTGCGGACGGAAAATTTCATTCGACGAATGCGCATCTACAGTCCAACCTCGCGTTCGTTCCCGTCACGAGCGCCCATCCTACTTCAGCCAGCCTGGGCTTAACGCAGCGGCCCAATACGCTGATCGGAAACTTCGATATGATCTACGTTTGTCCCGATCCAGTGGGTGCGCAGCTCGAAGGCATGCCTTGCAAAGAGCCGTATACCTATATCGACGATCCGAAATTCGGAAAAATCACCATGCCACTGTGGCTGTCCGCCGCGCCCCGCAGCATGCACCCCGGTGGCGTTCACGCCGTCTTTCTCGACGGGCACACCGCCATGGTCCCCGACATCATCGATGAATACGTGATGGCCTATCTCGTGGCATCGACCGATGGGCAGACTGTCGATTTGGAATCGTCCAGCGCTCCGGCGCGCAACTTCTCGACCCCTCTCGGCTCGGCCGCTCATTGAGCAGCGACAAAAATGTTCCATGACGCAACGTCGCCTTGCTAGCTTCGCGGTCGTCCTCGGCTTGGTTCTGATCCTGTTGTCGCTGCTGTGGCCAAGCGTCGCCGGCGGCCGTCGCGCTTGGACGAGTGCGGATGCCGAGCAGTTTCAGGCCGCCACCTTGGAGTATCACCAACTTAAGTATCAATATCACGCGGCCTTGAGCGCGGCGAAACAGCAACCTTCCTCAACGGGTTCGCCCAGCCAGCGATCGCCGCAAAATACCGGTGTGCTCGCCGAAGCCAAGAACTTGTCCGATCGATTTGCGCAAGTCGAAGAACGGTATCTCCAACTCAACGACAAACTGGAGCGGGCCAAATCCGGCGGTCAAAACGCCGCCACCGCGATGCGCTGGGCGGGCATCGCGATCATCGCCGTCGGCGCACTCGGCCTCTACTCGGCCAGAGCGACCGAGAGCAAGTGACGGCCATGCGAAGTGCCGATCGACAATTCCAAGTGGCTTGATCGAAATTGCCTTCATTGACCGGCCCGCGTGATATCTGGTCGTGGCTCGGACTCCCGCTGATTCATCCAAATGGCCTACGGGAATCGAACCCGCGTCCCATAATTCGCAACGCCACGCAGCGTAAAGACTTGCGACGTGGCACTTCAAGTCAGTCAGCAATTGTATCGCACATTGTAGGTGCGTGAGCCACCCGCGGCGTTTTCTTACTGCATGGCGGCTGCCGCATTCATTGCTCAATTGAGCCGCCTAAACCCCATTCTGACCAATTGTGGGCGGTACACAAATTCCCCGGCCACCCATTGTCTCCACGGCAATTTGATGTCTATAACCAGTGACTCGTGAACCATCGTATAGACTTCTGTGTCCGCAATTACCGGTCATTCGTGAAACGTTCGACACTGGACTCTGTCAATGGGTGAACTAGTCTCAGCATTGGGGTTTGTGATTCTCGGCGTCTTCGTCGGTATCGGCGGATTCTATGCCTATCTGAGGCGTAAGCAGTCCTCTCTCGGCCAGCACGACCAACAGAGCATTACAGTGGTTGGCCTTGTAAGAAACCATTTTCTGTCGACTCGATTCGAAGATATTTCTGTTGCGGAACGGAAGTTTCCATTTCGAGTCCGAGCCGATTTGCAACGGGCAATCGACCGGTTGTTTGATAGCGACACGGTGGTTGAACACTTCTGCGGAGTAAGGAAGGAATACGCTCACGACAACAGTATTACGCTCTCAGATTGCTTCGTCGAAAGTCAACACAGTCCAGCGGTGTCTGTGCCTCCACAATACGAGGAGGTCGA
Proteins encoded:
- a CDS encoding pentapeptide repeat-containing protein; its protein translation is MMQQLFHRYGGVAIRTEVFRAGLNAGKSSVLKRHCASRSAALAVALVWATVARADIYQWEYVNPGDPGEGKQESATLCPGGSGVNALPYAYLPYRDLTMAYLIGKDLQYASFNSSNLTSADLSQANLTNAFFKFATLTSADFTDALVQGADFSDTTTRGFTAAKLYSTASYQAHDLTGIWLGSNNLTGWNFAGQNLAYAHFDNTILTSANFTGAQVQGAGFVSVIGFTAAQLYSTASYQDHDLTGISLRANDLTGWNFTGQNLTNAYFYSSNLTSADLSQANLTNAFFFSSNLTSADLSQANLTNAFFFSSNLTSADLNQANLTNAKLTNANFRYATLMDADVTGADARGAQSLSTSGAVTTNLILPNGHIAGLNLNAGEQLVIRDYDGNPSLNPAGPPIAIQVD
- a CDS encoding DUF4254 domain-containing protein: MIDAKQITVLHANTTKLWHQQAIENTYRELLSLVCEQHRFNFLLWHEEDIARSPDVGDARIAAVKRAIDLYNQQRNDAIEKIDDELKRQLDQRGIPTLPTARQNTETPGQAIDRLSILALRLYHMGEQLDRHDADAEHRARVSAKLEILHTQHDDLAAALQELLDDIFAGRKRLKLYRQFKMYNDPTLNPYLYGRPAGKAA
- a CDS encoding DUF1598 domain-containing protein; this translates as MLNNSRGIAGLRIVAAAMGCALAVALAGGRAMAQNNGNNGNNGTNTVVSTFPSINIVGGIDVSVDGVLSNQDTQQRDALRKARMDALQAVPGDLNRPAPLRMVSLRKLDEQIRQCAEARQPLPDEIKYLAGLQRVQYLFVYPDENDVVIAGPAEGWTINRDGHVVGVATGRPVLHLDDLLVALRYADSARKGGMTASIDPTAEGIQRYHALRAQLTTIGPNPQQTIAAIENAYGPQTITVGGIPPDSRFASVLVAADYRMKRLGMNFEESPVKNMPSFLEIGGAAAGKNRNLLQRWWLAPKYDPLSTDGDGLAWELRGQGVQCMAEEDYFNQMGQRQERRKAGAAAQKWADSMTKNYDELAEKMTVFGDLRNCMDLAVIGALVLQENLLDRANLKLTYLLDSTRLGLEKYHTPKQVPTQASYLKQGREWVISASGGIALQPWFFVEKQEKSTSMAPIRATAAKARNDRWWWN
- a CDS encoding sigma 54-interacting transcriptional regulator, with translation MLAYLVIREGSKWTDVFRLMPGQTVTMGRAPTNQIVVKDERCSRTHAEVFYAQEHWVLRDLESRNGTFVGSERIRGDYVLQPGDIVRVGHSQMAFVHDLAAAFSDPSSVLHGAGAPKAEDTLLGVMGDESGVLSQGEPTQITHRRGQTRFLAPVAEQDVAIPKVGRAAAQLCRLAFEMAKSPDLQSAARVALGGVFESTHVDAGAILLLPRFSKTEATAADLEVVASRTDSELNYQRVSSFVASTVLREGEAVLARNVMGDSALSIRDSHGEFHVTSILCAPVRKADRVLGLIHLYSTRPERMPDPEDLEFTLAVADTLAVAIENLSHRLELTEDLTQIRHENLQLRELLGVESEIVGNSVVMNKVQRDIARAAPNRATVLIRGESGVGKELVARAIHFSSPRKKGPFCVLNCAALTESLLESELFGHERGAFTGATERKIGKFEASDGGTLMLDEIGEMSPTIQAKFLRVLEGHAFERVGGSEPIQCDVRVIAATNRDLEREVAEGNFRRDLYFRLHVLEVFVPALRKRPEDITELSHHFLQKFNAETGRKIRGFTVEAMEQMLRYRWPGNVRELKNVIERAVVLSRGEYIDVEDLTLSKLSTAGDTAEISPAAAGDFEPMSLEELERRHILATLHSTNWNKSQTSRILGIERSTLDRKIDRYRLDEHLPQRGKPARQL
- a CDS encoding DUF1559 domain-containing protein, whose amino-acid sequence is MSRRRGFSLVELLVVIAVIGVLIQLLLPAVQNAREASRRLSCKNNLKQLALGIANYESAKRHLPPGGLTGERVAGWAIGPFNSKGFPTLSWVVLILPYLEEQPLYEQFDFQRSVFDQPLEPQALQITSMLCPSDNARGRFFVHSDETKGKRMGKGNYAAFVSPYHINYADWWPSGLSGAHRYRPVDVIDGKSRTLVLSEVRTRDEPADQRGAWALPWPGSTLLSFDMHSLNQPSGAAMGADGKFHSTNAHLQSNLAFVPVTSAHPTSASLGLTQRPNTLIGNFDMIYVCPDPVGAQLEGMPCKEPYTYIDDPKFGKITMPLWLSAAPRSMHPGGVHAVFLDGHTAMVPDIIDEYVMAYLVASTDGQTVDLESSSAPARNFSTPLGSAAH